Within Deinococcus aestuarii, the genomic segment GCGGGCCGCGTTCCAGAGCTTGTTGGCGAAGTTGCGTCCCTGCTCGAAGCGGCGGGGGTCGTGCCGGATGTCCTGCCCGCCCGTCGACAGGCTGGTGAAGGCGAAGCGGCAGGCGTCCACCCCGTAGGTGTCGAAGAGTTCGAGGGGATCGAGGCCGTTCCCCTTGCTCTTGGACATCTTCTGGCCCTTGGCGTCGAGGTACAGGCCGTGGAGCATCACCGTCGAGAAGGGCGCCTGGCCGGTGAAGTGATACCCCGCCATCTCCATCCGCGCCACCCAGAAGAACAGGATGTCGTACCCGGTCACGAGCACCTGGGTCGGGTAGAACTTGCGGAAGTCCTCGCAGTCGGTGTCCGGCCAGCCCAGCGTCGAGAAGGGCCAGAGGTTGGAGGAAAACCAGGTGTCGAACACGTCCGGGTCGCGCCGCAGGTTGAGGTGGGCGTACCGGGGGTCTTGATCGCAGTCGAGGTCGGGGTTTTCCGGGTCGGGCACGTACACGTTGCCCTCGTCGTCGTACCACGCGGGAATCTGGTGGCCCCACCAGAGCTGGCGGCTGATATTCCAGTCGCGGATGTTCTCCAGCCAGTCGCGGTTGACCTTGGTGTAACGCTCGGGGGTAAGGCGAATCTCGCCCGCGTCCAGCCCGGCGAGCACCCGCTCGGCCATCGGCTTCATGGTCACGAACCACTGCGTGGACACGATGGGCTCCACCGGCACCTTCGTCCGCTCGCTCAGGCCGATGGCGGTGTCGTGGTCCTTCTCCTCGATCAGGTCGCCCGACTCGGCCAGCGCCGCCACCACAGCCTTGCGGGCTGTGAACCGCTCCATCCCTCTGAACTGTTCGGGCACGAGGTCTGAAGTCAGGTGGCCGTCGAGGTCGATCACGCTGGGCCGCGTGAGCCCATGCCGCTCCCCGATCTCGAAGTCGGTGGGGTCGTGGGCGGGGGTGATCTTCAGGGCGCCCACGCCGAACTCCCGCTCCACCGCCTCATCCGCGATGATGGGGATAAAGCGGTCGGTGAGAGGGATGCGCGCCCGCTGGCCGATCAGGGGCCGGAACCGCTCGTCCTCGGGATGCACGGCGATGGCCTGGTCCGCGAAGATCGTCTCCGGGCGCACGGTGGCGATGCGGATTTCGCCGCTTTCGCCGTTGCTGGCGGGGAGGGCGGCGTCCTCCAGCCGGTAGCTCAGGGTGGACATCTTGCCCTTGCGCACCTCCCGGTCGATTTCCAGCTCGGAGAGGGTCGTCTGCGAGGCCGGGTCCCAGTTCACGATGCGCTCGCCGCGGTAGGCCAGCCCCTCGTGGTACAGCCGCACGAACTGGGCACGCACGGCCTTGCTCAACTCCTCGTCCATCGTGAACTTCTCGCGCGTCCAGTCCACGCTCACGCCCAGGCGGGTGAGCTGGTCGAGGATCATGCCGCCGGACTGTGCCTTCCACTCCCAGACGCGGCTCACGAAGCCCTCGCGCCCCAGGTCGAAGCGGCTCAGGCCCTCGTTCTTCAATTGCCTTTCCACGACCACCTGTGTGCTGATGCCCGCGTGGTCCATGCCCGGCAGATACAGCGCCTCAAAGCCCTGCATCCGTTTGAAGCGGATCAGCGTGTCGATCAGGGTGTTGTCGAGCGCGTGCCCCAGGTGCAGGTTGCCCGTCACGTTGGGCGGCGGAATCACGATGGTGAAGGGCGGCTTGCCGCTGCTCGCGTCCGCGCGGAAGGGCTCGCTTCTCCAGCGCGCGGCCCACGCGGGCTCGATGGCGGCGGGGTCGAAGGCCTTGGCGAGGGCGCCGGAGCCCGCCTCGGTGGGGTCGAAGGTCGTGTCAGTCATGGGAAAGCTCCATCGGGAAGAGGTGAGGGTGCCGGGTCAGATTGGGAAGGGCGGCATCATAGCCGTCGCCGGGAGTCAGGCCGCAGGCGTGGAAAGGGGCGAAGCGGCAGAGGAAGGTGAGCCCGGCGTCGTCCTCGCCGTGTGTGACCCTGTGCGCCCAGGCGTCCGGGGTGGTGGTCGGGACCGACAGGTGGAAAAAGTGCCAGACCTCCGCAAGCTTCCCCTTCGACCACGGAAAGGAGCCCAGGTGAACCGGGCCGCTCAGGCTCAAGCCCGTCTCCTCCCACGTCTCGCGCAGGGCGGCCTGTTCGGGAGTCTCGCCCGGCTCCAGCCCGCCCGCCGGAACCTGGACACCCGCATCCGGGTCTTCGGGGGTGTGTTCGAAGACCAGCAGTGCACCTGTCCCGCGCGTGACGTAGGCGAGGACGCGCTCACGCAGTCCGTCATGCCGGGCCAGGGCACGGGCCTCCTCGGCGGGAAGCGGGGAGCCGATCAGGGGGGGCAGGGGCTGGGTCACCGGTTGTCCTCCTGGGAAAACGAAAACGCCTCGTCCGCCGGAACTTTCGCTCCGAATGCGGACGAGACGAGGCTGCTGCTCTGATCCCGCGGTACCACCGCCGTTCCGGCCCGTTTGCGGGCGCGGCACTCCTGACGCGCGTTGACGGGCGCTCCCGGAGGGGTCTACACACCACCCGAACGGGCGGCTTCTTCCCCCTAGCTCGCGGGCGACTTTCCCCGGCGGCCCTCCCGGCCCCGCTCTCAGTCGCGGCGGAACCTCCCTGTGGGCGCACCCTCCGGGTACTCCTCCCGGTCACTGCTGCGCACAGTATACGGACGACGAACGGGGAAGGGATGCGTCACATGGCGCATCGTCCGGGGAGGCGGGCCGTCCTCACCCCAGCTCGATCAGGCCCGCCGTGAGGAAGGGACGCAGGGTCTCCAGCGTGGCCCGGGGAGAACCTCCGGCCCGCTCCAGCACGGCGCGCAGGGGCAGGCCCTCCGAGACGTGGCTCAGCGCGGCGTATTGCGCCCGGGTGACGGGCTGGGCCTCCGTCCAGCGCGGCGTGAAGCGCAGGGGCCGCTCCCAGTCGGGAAAGACCCGCAGCAGGGGCCCCCAGGCGTCCGACTCCCCGATCATCTGGCGCAGGGCCGGGTCGCGGCGCAAGGAGAGCGTGTGCTCGGGTGCCGTGCCCCCGGGCTCGAAGGTGAAGGTGCCCGCGTCGAGGCTGCTCAGCAGTTGGAGGGCGTCCTGTCCGGCCAGCGCCCCCGCACGCGCGTGGACGAGTTCGCCGGGCTCGAACCACAGCTCGCCCCCCCGCGCGTGCGCGATGCTCAGCCGCCCGCCCCGCCCGCTGGAGAGCAGCATCTGCACGACGGAGAGGAACGGAAATACCGCGAGGTCACCGCGAACCATATGAAGGCCAGTTTAAGCCCAGGGGGTGGGGGGTTGTCTGCCCCCGCCCAATGGAGGGAGCCCCGGGCGCGGCACGCTCGCCGCTGGTCCGGGGCTCCCGCTCGGCGCCAGGCTCAGTCGATGCTGGCCCGCCAGCGCCACTCGGAGGCCCGCTTCATCACGTGGGCGAGGCCGCCGGTGATGGCGAGCTTCTGGTTCCAGGGCAGCTTCATCCAGCCGACCGCCATCAGGCCGCCTAAGCTTACGAACTCGCCCAGGGTGGTGGGCTCGTAGGCCTCGGGCTCCTCGCCGCGCGCCAGCCGCATCAGGTTCTTGCCGGTCAGGCGGCCCTGCTGTCCCGCGTGCTGGGCCGTGGTGGGCACCGGCTTGCCCTCCTGGTTGAGCGCCAGGCCCATGTCGCCGATGATGAACACGTCGGGGTAGTGCTTGGCGCGCAGGTACTCGTCCACGGCGATGCGCCCGCCGGGGCCCTTTTCCAGCCGCTCGCCCTTCACGATGTCGCGCGCCTGGATGCCGCCCGTCCAGATGATCTTGCCCGCCTGGAGTACGTTCTGCTCGCCGTCTTGCGTCTGCACGGTCACGCTGTCGGGGGTCGCGCTCATGATGCGGTGGCCCACCAGAATCTGGATGCCGTACTCGCGCAGCGTGTTCTCCGCCTTCTGGCGCAGGGCCTCGTCGAGGATCGGCAAAATCTTGGGCCCGGCCTCCACGAGGTAGATCTGGAAGGGGGGAAGGCCGCGCTCACGGCTGAGCACCTCCGCCCGCTGGGCGAGTTCGGTCACGAGTTCCACGCCCGTCAGGCCCGCGCCGCCCACCACGATGTCGCGGTTGCCCTGGTAGTCGCTGGCAAAGGCCCGGTTGACGAAGCTGTAGATCTCGTCCGCGTCGGTGAGCTGCTTGAGTTCGGCGGCGTTCTCGGCCAGGCCCGGGATGCGGTAGAAGTTCGTCACCGAGCCCAGCCCCACCACCAGCGTGTCGTAGGTCAGGACCCGCCCGTCCTTGAGGGTGACTTCCTTCTCGTCCACATCGACGCCCTCGACCTGCGCCTGCTCCAGGTGCACACCCGTGCCCCTCAGCAGCGGAGCGAGCGGCAGGGTCACCGGCGTGTTGTGCGCGGCGGCCTCGTGCAGCCGGGTCTCGAAGGTGTGATAGGCGTTTTGCTCGACGAGAAGCGCTTCCAGGTCGGGCAGGGGCTTCATTTTGGTGGCCGCCGCAAGGCCCGCGTAACCGGCGCCGAGGATCAGGGTCTTCATGCGATCACTCCTGTGAATGAATTCACGAGTCGGCTCCAAGGCAGAACTCACCCCAAGGAACCGGCCGGAGGCGTCCTCCGGTCCGGCTCCAGTGTACACGCCGCGCGCAACGGACCTGTAAGACGACCTTCATATCCGGGGAGGATGTCTGGGGAACAACCGCACGCGGGGCCACACCGTGGGGCCCCGGTTCATGCTTGAATGCAGGGGTACACACAAGTCCGCCCCGCCCGCTCGCCCACGGCGCACGGGTCCTGGCCCATTCGCCCCTCTGCCGGCCGTTTCCCGAGGTCCACCCTGCCGCAGACGCCTCGCCGCCGCGCCGCCTGCCCGCCCCCCGGAGGCCACCCATGAACGTGACCGTCAACGTGAACGGCAAGCCCTACACCCGCGACGTGGAGCCCCGGATGCTCCTCGTCCACTTCCTGCGCGACGAACTCGCCCTCACCGGCACCCACGTGGGCTGCGACACCTCCCAGTGCGGGGCCTGCACCGTGCACCTCGGCGGCGACGCCATCAAGAGCTGCACCGTCCTCGCCGTGCAGGCGGACGGCCTGGACGTGACCACCATCGAGGGAATCGGCACGGCCGCCGACCTGCACCCCCTCCAGGCGGGCTTCTGGGCGGAACACGGCCTCCAGTGCGGCTTTTGCACCCCCGGCATGATCATGGCCTCCGCCGAACTGCTGAGGCACAACCCCAGCCCCAGCGAGGAAGAGATCCGTTATCACCTCGAAGGCAACTACTGTCGCTGCACCGGCTACCACAACATCGTCAAGGCGGTCCAGCACGCCGCCGGGGCGATGAGTGCGGCCCAGGGGCAGCGGCAGGAGCAGGCGGCGGACGATTGAACGGCAGTCGAGGGGTCGAGAAGTTGGGCGACCTTCGTTGTCTCGACTCCTCGACCTCCAATGAAGGGAGGCACACATATGACTGAATCCAGGCCGGAAAAGTACATGGGCCAGGCCCTCAAGCGCAAGGAGGACCCGCGCTTCATCACGGGGGCCGGGCAGTACACCGACGACTTCGTGGTGCACGGGATGCTGCACGCCGCGATGGTCCGCAGCCCCTACGCGCACGCCCGCATCGGCAACATCGACAAGTCGGGCGTGGAGGGAATGCCGGGCGTGGTCGCCGTCTACACGGGCGACGACGTGAAGGCCGCCGGAATCGGGAGCATCCCGGTGGGGTGGCTGCTGCCCGAACTCAAGGTGCCGGGCCACCACGCCATCGCCCAGGGTGAGGTCAACCACGTCGGCGACATCGTGGCGGTGGTGGTCGCCGAGACGCGGGTGCAGGCCGAGGACGCCGCCGCCCTGCTCGACGTGGAGTACGAGGCGCTGCCCGCCGTGTCGCTGGGCAGTGCCGCGCTGGAGGAAGGCGCCCCGCAGGTCCACGACGACGTGCCGGGCAACGTGGCCTTCCGCTGGGAGATCGGCGACGAGACCGCGCTCAACGAGGCGTTCAACCGGGCGCACAAGACGGTCAAGGTCAAGTTGCGCAACCACCGCCTCGTGCCCAACGCCATCGAGCCGCGCGCCTCGCTGGCCCAGTTCGCGCCCGCCAGCGGCGAGTACACGCTGCACACGACCTCACAGAACCCGCACATCCACCGCCTGATCCTGGCGGCCTTCGTGATGGGGATTCCTGAACACAAGCTCCGCGTGATCAGCCCCGACGTGGGCGGCGGCTTCGGCTCCAAGATCTTCCAGTATCAGGAAGAGGTCATCGTCCTGATGGCCGCGCAGAAGCTCGGTCGCCCGGTGAAGTGGGCCGCCCGCCGCAGCGAGTCCTTCGTCAGCGACATGCAGGGCCGCGACCACGAGTCCGAGGCCGAACTCGCCGTGGACGAGAACGGCAAGATGCTCGGCCTGCGGGTGAACACGGTCGCCAACCTGGGTGCGTACCTGACCCTCTTCGCGCCCGCGGTGCCCACCTACCTGTACGGGACGCTGCTCAACGGGGTGTACAAGTTCCCCGCCGTTCACGCGAAGGTGACGGGCGTGGTGACGAACACCGTGCCGGTGGACGCCTACCGTGGCGCCGGTCGTCCCGAAGCGACCTACCTGATCGAGCGCACCGTGGACGTGATGGCGCACGAGCTGGGAATGGACCCCGCCGAGTTCCGGCGGATGAACTTCATCCAGCCCGACGAGTTCCCGTACCAGACGCCGGTCGCCCTCGTGTACGACAGCGGCAACTACGAGCCCGCGCTCGACATGGCGCTGGACATGATGAACTATCAGGACCTCCGCGCCGAGCAGGATCGGATGAAGGGCACGAACAAGATTCTGGGTGTGGGCGTGATCTCTTACCTGGAGGCGTGCGGCCTGGCCCCGTCGGCGCTCGTCGGCCAGCTCGGGGCACAGGCGGGGCAGTGGGAGAGCAGCCTGGTGCGGGTGCATCCCACCGGCAAGGTCGAGCTGTACACCGGCTCGCACAGCCACGGGCAGGGGCACGAGACGGCCTTTCCGCAGATCGCCGCCGACGAGCTGCAAATCCCCATCGACGACATCGAACTGATCCACGGCGACACGGGCCGGATGCCCTACGGGTGGGGCACCTACGGCTCCCGCAGCGCGGCGGTGGGCGGCAGCGCCCTGAAGATGGCCCTGCAAAAGGTCACCGCCAAGGCGCGCAAGATCGCCGCGCACCTCCTCGAAGCGTCCGAGGAGGACGTGGAACATGAAGGCGGCGTCTTCCGCATCAAGGGGGCGCCGGACAGGAGCAAGACCTTCTTCGACATCGCCCTGATGGCCCACCTCGCCCACAACCTGCCGGAAGGCATGGAGCCGGGGCTGGAGGCGACCGCCTTCTACGACCCCAAGAACTTCGTGTACCCCTTCGGCACCCACGTCGCGGTCGTCGAGATCGACACGGACACCGGCAAGGTGGACCTGCGCGGCTACGGCTGCGTGGACGACTGCGGGCCGCTGATTAACCCCCTGATCGCGGAAGGGCAGGTCCACGGCGGCATCGCGCAGGGCGCTGGGCAGGCTCTCTGGGAGGACGCCGCCTACGACGAGGAGGGCAACTTCCTGGCTGGGACCTTCATGGAGTACGCCGTGCCGCGCGCCGACGACCTTCCTGCCTTCAAGATCGACCACACCGTGACTCCCAGCCCCCACAACCCCCTGGGCGTGAAGGGCATCGGCGAGGCGGGCACGATTGCCAGCACCGCCGCCGTGGCGAACGCGGTGATGGACGCCCTGTGG encodes:
- a CDS encoding (2Fe-2S)-binding protein, which encodes MNVTVNVNGKPYTRDVEPRMLLVHFLRDELALTGTHVGCDTSQCGACTVHLGGDAIKSCTVLAVQADGLDVTTIEGIGTAADLHPLQAGFWAEHGLQCGFCTPGMIMASAELLRHNPSPSEEEIRYHLEGNYCRCTGYHNIVKAVQHAAGAMSAAQGQRQEQAADD
- a CDS encoding valine--tRNA ligase, yielding MTDTTFDPTEAGSGALAKAFDPAAIEPAWAARWRSEPFRADASSGKPPFTIVIPPPNVTGNLHLGHALDNTLIDTLIRFKRMQGFEALYLPGMDHAGISTQVVVERQLKNEGLSRFDLGREGFVSRVWEWKAQSGGMILDQLTRLGVSVDWTREKFTMDEELSKAVRAQFVRLYHEGLAYRGERIVNWDPASQTTLSELEIDREVRKGKMSTLSYRLEDAALPASNGESGEIRIATVRPETIFADQAIAVHPEDERFRPLIGQRARIPLTDRFIPIIADEAVEREFGVGALKITPAHDPTDFEIGERHGLTRPSVIDLDGHLTSDLVPEQFRGMERFTARKAVVAALAESGDLIEEKDHDTAIGLSERTKVPVEPIVSTQWFVTMKPMAERVLAGLDAGEIRLTPERYTKVNRDWLENIRDWNISRQLWWGHQIPAWYDDEGNVYVPDPENPDLDCDQDPRYAHLNLRRDPDVFDTWFSSNLWPFSTLGWPDTDCEDFRKFYPTQVLVTGYDILFFWVARMEMAGYHFTGQAPFSTVMLHGLYLDAKGQKMSKSKGNGLDPLELFDTYGVDACRFAFTSLSTGGQDIRHDPRRFEQGRNFANKLWNAARFARLRLAEGAPNLTGDDALTRYVRSAVEAPDAHGSDPLRSRDALAALRTRPDLTLADRWIISRLNAVTAEVTALLDEYDIGAAIRALYAFTWDEFCDWYIEAAKPALAEGHLGTLGTLKAVLEHILKLLHPFMPFITSELYVALGHRRQIALHSWPQPDETLHDAEATRAFGALRAAVSAARSLKNELGLSPQDRLNVAVEGDLAPLVHENARVVEGIARVTLVPELSGRTLSAVEAGVTVRAPLEGTVDVQDWLAKQRKRLAEFDKQIKQAQGKLGNEGFVARAPAEVIEEERRRVADFGAQKERLEQVLAQFA
- a CDS encoding DUF4388 domain-containing protein, producing MVRGDLAVFPFLSVVQMLLSSGRGGRLSIAHARGGELWFEPGELVHARAGALAGQDALQLLSSLDAGTFTFEPGGTAPEHTLSLRRDPALRQMIGESDAWGPLLRVFPDWERPLRFTPRWTEAQPVTRAQYAALSHVSEGLPLRAVLERAGGSPRATLETLRPFLTAGLIELG
- a CDS encoding NAD(P)/FAD-dependent oxidoreductase gives rise to the protein MKTLILGAGYAGLAAATKMKPLPDLEALLVEQNAYHTFETRLHEAAAHNTPVTLPLAPLLRGTGVHLEQAQVEGVDVDEKEVTLKDGRVLTYDTLVVGLGSVTNFYRIPGLAENAAELKQLTDADEIYSFVNRAFASDYQGNRDIVVGGAGLTGVELVTELAQRAEVLSRERGLPPFQIYLVEAGPKILPILDEALRQKAENTLREYGIQILVGHRIMSATPDSVTVQTQDGEQNVLQAGKIIWTGGIQARDIVKGERLEKGPGGRIAVDEYLRAKHYPDVFIIGDMGLALNQEGKPVPTTAQHAGQQGRLTGKNLMRLARGEEPEAYEPTTLGEFVSLGGLMAVGWMKLPWNQKLAITGGLAHVMKRASEWRWRASID
- a CDS encoding NUDIX hydrolase codes for the protein MTQPLPPLIGSPLPAEEARALARHDGLRERVLAYVTRGTGALLVFEHTPEDPDAGVQVPAGGLEPGETPEQAALRETWEETGLSLSGPVHLGSFPWSKGKLAEVWHFFHLSVPTTTPDAWAHRVTHGEDDAGLTFLCRFAPFHACGLTPGDGYDAALPNLTRHPHLFPMELSHD
- a CDS encoding xanthine dehydrogenase family protein molybdopterin-binding subunit → MTESRPEKYMGQALKRKEDPRFITGAGQYTDDFVVHGMLHAAMVRSPYAHARIGNIDKSGVEGMPGVVAVYTGDDVKAAGIGSIPVGWLLPELKVPGHHAIAQGEVNHVGDIVAVVVAETRVQAEDAAALLDVEYEALPAVSLGSAALEEGAPQVHDDVPGNVAFRWEIGDETALNEAFNRAHKTVKVKLRNHRLVPNAIEPRASLAQFAPASGEYTLHTTSQNPHIHRLILAAFVMGIPEHKLRVISPDVGGGFGSKIFQYQEEVIVLMAAQKLGRPVKWAARRSESFVSDMQGRDHESEAELAVDENGKMLGLRVNTVANLGAYLTLFAPAVPTYLYGTLLNGVYKFPAVHAKVTGVVTNTVPVDAYRGAGRPEATYLIERTVDVMAHELGMDPAEFRRMNFIQPDEFPYQTPVALVYDSGNYEPALDMALDMMNYQDLRAEQDRMKGTNKILGVGVISYLEACGLAPSALVGQLGAQAGQWESSLVRVHPTGKVELYTGSHSHGQGHETAFPQIAADELQIPIDDIELIHGDTGRMPYGWGTYGSRSAAVGGSALKMALQKVTAKARKIAAHLLEASEEDVEHEGGVFRIKGAPDRSKTFFDIALMAHLAHNLPEGMEPGLEATAFYDPKNFVYPFGTHVAVVEIDTDTGKVDLRGYGCVDDCGPLINPLIAEGQVHGGIAQGAGQALWEDAAYDEEGNFLAGTFMEYAVPRADDLPAFKIDHTVTPSPHNPLGVKGIGEAGTIASTAAVANAVMDALWHECGIKHLDMPYTSEKVWRAIQAARTAGMGQAADD